The segment TTGTTTTCTAAATAGCACCCTTAAAATTTTATCGCGATTCGACGTTGATAAATTAAGAAAACGTGCAATAAAAGTAGTTTGGACTCCAAAATTGTAATATTTCGCTATTTTTATATCAAGGCTCAAATAAAATTTTGTGTCATCCACTTCAAGTTCTAAATGGAGATAATGGTGCCGCTCACCGAGTAGCTGTATAACGGTGCCGTAGAGAAATGAGTGACACTGACATACGGCATGTGGGTGAACGGCACGAGTTGTTTTACAATGAATGAAAAGAAAATAAGCCAAAAATGTTCGGTATCAGGAAGTACTTGGGATAAGATTGATTTCTTAGACTGGGCAACGAATAACAAGGTACAGGGTGAACCCTACAATATCGATATGATGAAGTTCCTGAAGCAACTCAAAAAAAGTATTCAAGGCAGATTTGGAAAACAATATGGAGGATATATCTTTTTCAAGTCAATTGTTTGGGATATGGTCTTTAATAGACCTAAATGGAGACCTGAAATGTTCAACTTGGATAATTCAGAGAGAACAAAGTTCTATAAAGCGAAATTTAAGGAGTTTATGCCTTTTATCATACTTTTTAATAACTTACAGAATAAAATGACTGCGATTGAAGCAGACAGATTCATTGCTGCTCAGATGATGCCATTGACTTTGGATATGATGAAGTCACGGTTTCATCCTGTTAAAGAAATCGACAATGTTGAAGTATGGCTAAAACAAGCTAGGGATTATTTAGGAGATGAAGTTGAGAAAAACAAAGGGTTTGAGGGCAAAATATATTTAGCAAAAGATAAAAGTGAAATGAGGTTTCATGTAACGAGATGCTCGAACATGGAGATTCTTCGTAATTATGGATTGAAGTTTTCAGCAGCCGCTTTATGTATGGCGGATCACATCACCTATCATACAGTATTCCCAAATCTGATATTCAAAAGATGTCACAGTATAAGTGTAGGAAATGAATACTGCGATCATGAATTCCGTATTAGAACAACAGAAGACCCTATTATGGACGAGAAGAATTATGGTGATTGTTATACAGTTGAAGGAATACGTGAATTAGTACGCGAATGGGAAGAGAAAGCTAAAATCATTCACTTTGGCAGCAAAGAGAAGTGGGATGAATATGCCATGAAGTATTTCGGTGAAACTAAATGAAATGCTTATAGGTTGAGTCTTGGCAGATAAAAGGGATATAGTGATATGCGTTTCATCTTAAGCATACCTCAACTACCACTTTTAAAGTGGTAGTTGAGGCAAATGTAACAACTCATATTCCGCCGAATCGATTATCGTTTAGTTTAGAAACATCCACCGAGTGACCAAGTAGCGACTCAAGGTAAATCGTTTCAAAATACTCGTCTAGGCGAGACAGAGGATGATGTTGGATGTTCACGTTGACCTTAGTGGACAATCATGTACAGAACATACCCTAATAAAGATCGAAGCTGGAATGCCTTGGTTAAAGAATGACTATCTTTTATGAATTTGCTCAATCATTAGTGAGGATCTCTATGATCCCAGTCTCACCGTTCACCCTTACTCGTTGACCATCCTTTAAGACAGCTGTTGCGGATGGAATACCTACGACTGCTGGAATACCGTATTCTCTAGCAACAATACCCCCATGACTCATTGGTCCACCGTATTCCATAATAATGGCACCCGCTGCTGCAAATAAGGGGGTCCAAGCTGGATTGGTACTCTCTGTCACAAGAATCTCACCTTCTTTTAGGGCGGTAGTCTTTGGATCGAAAACAACGCGTATCGTGCCCTCATAAGAACCTGGAGATAGCGCCATACCTTTTAAGACATCAGCATTAGGGTCGATTACCGTTGATGTATAGTATGTTGCACCGTTGCTGAGCACCATACGCGGAATAGATGTTCGTTTCATTTCTTTTTCATAGATTTCCTTATGCTCAGCGACCAAAGCTTTTAAATCCTGACCACTGTAAATCTCTTCTGAATAAAGAAAGAAAACATCTGTTGCCTTATCTAAGCTACCGCTTTTAACAAGATGATGACCTACATCGAACAAGGCTTTTCTACCCAGTTCAAGAAATCTAACAATATCTGACTTAGGGTATTCCCTCATGGCAACACCGTAACGATAATTGACCATTATTTTTTTCATTTTTTTAGCTAAACTGGTTTTCCCCATCGAAATCAAGTCATTGCAGATGTCTTCAATCATATGTTCTGCTTGCTTTCGCTTAGACTCATAATCTTCTAAGTTTCTTACATACATTTGATCAACCATATAACTCTTTACTAAACCGAGCAAATAACTCGGATCTTCCCGCCACCTTTCGGTTCCCAGATCTAACTCGATATTGGCCCGGTGTCCATATGTCTCAAGTATCTTTTGAAATTCTACATGTTCAACACTTGGTTCAAGCCCCTTTTCATCCAAGACTTCAGCATACTTGTTCAGGTCCACCATCA is part of the Fusibacter sp. A1 genome and harbors:
- a CDS encoding L-2-amino-thiazoline-4-carboxylic acid hydrolase, with the translated sequence MNEKKISQKCSVSGSTWDKIDFLDWATNNKVQGEPYNIDMMKFLKQLKKSIQGRFGKQYGGYIFFKSIVWDMVFNRPKWRPEMFNLDNSERTKFYKAKFKEFMPFIILFNNLQNKMTAIEADRFIAAQMMPLTLDMMKSRFHPVKEIDNVEVWLKQARDYLGDEVEKNKGFEGKIYLAKDKSEMRFHVTRCSNMEILRNYGLKFSAAALCMADHITYHTVFPNLIFKRCHSISVGNEYCDHEFRIRTTEDPIMDEKNYGDCYTVEGIRELVREWEEKAKIIHFGSKEKWDEYAMKYFGETK